In Remersonia thermophila strain ATCC 22073 chromosome 3, whole genome shotgun sequence, the following proteins share a genomic window:
- a CDS encoding ribosomal protein P1, with translation MSNAELATSYAALILADDGVEITADKIQAIIKAANIIDVEPIWASLFAKALEGKDVKELLSAVGSGGGAAAPAAGGAAAAAGGAAAEEVKEEAKEEEKEESDEDMGFGLFD, from the exons ATGTCCAACGCTGAGCTGGCCACTTCCTACGCGGCGCtgatcctcgccgacgacggcgtcgagatcACC GCCGACAAGATCCAGGCCAtcatcaaggccgccaacATCATCGACGTTGAGCCGATCTGGGCGTCACTATTCGCCAAG GCTCTCGAGGGCAAGGATGTGAAGGAGCTCCTGTCGgccgtcggctcgggcggtggcgccgctgccccggcggccggcggtgctgctgctgccgctggcggtgctgccgccgaggaggtcaaggaggaggccaaggaggagg AGAAGGAGGAGTCGGACGAGGACATGGGTTTCGGTCTCTTCGACTAA